The following proteins are encoded in a genomic region of Paenibacillus sp. FSL R7-0273:
- a CDS encoding S-layer homology domain-containing protein has protein sequence MNRKSASGKKLFSILMTGMLVLGMFPGPGQPTASALAADKVYAAAYMGAETAAGTNLPASINIGGSSTAVSWNIGEDTFALPYETVTVSGTTASGPVTASVEVIPPADYPLAYFVDSGRGGDSVGNGPTASPLYEAVKDLSGGSLINQVPDQRYVSGTTDWGFDDSVQKIKSSKDGGHTDPATDPSVWVVGVRAANDNIVYQLNALEAGTYTLSSGFYDWYGSRSRVIQPRIEYQDTSGGKHTLSLSQFNVNASKINSGEFTVPADADTSVPMTLTYAYISGEKPLLSWFAIAEGGIKSILDDAKANAASMVQVLLNGNDIQADNENGLTFKGFGVLSANSTSALLMDYKSEQPEKYAEMLQILFGGEHPLMTHVKIEMGNDRNNSTGPDPATMRTAEEEVNVKRHPGFQLAADEKAVNPDLKVSILRWSAPAWADTNDKIYTWYKNTILEAYRQYGYMTSYVNPHINEHAPDIAWTKQYAEKVKTDKEGFASAEEQALYNRIQVVISDEVGIGSFGGAMVSDESLRNAVPIAGYHYNTDDDAAGNFKKLAEQYDIEIWNSEAQATFSNSAFRPNNNVKDPIAAGTGIGGVGGPLEMSNTIIKGFVNSRRTHFIYQPAIGSFYEGGQYSFKELVSARDPWSGWIHYDAGLVILQHYSRFAELGWENEDNTAGIWRAVPKASSTGATGTNPVNGRNGTPSYITLAAPDKSDFSTVIVNDSEHTKTYKLQAVNMAYTGNPSLEVWETRAADAGKAFNSNYMQYLGDVSADGGGVYTVKVKPYSTVTVTTLDTKDKAEYNTPLPVEGERTVLDTDATGAVQNTGDKFLYADDFDYSDRTVVKIGADGKAAGTEGYIDSRGGSKGAIPRYTHDRNGAFEAYLPDGSDNYVLRQQLDRSLMGLGGTWNGGDPVTAIGDNRWTNYKASIDVSFEHDSTEGSANYAAIGARYQGGGSSHTIGGTPYVLKFWFDGGWQLLVNGGAVASGNAATGTGGVKIEGFNTAYDAWHNIAVQVAGATVTAYLDGVKLAAYTDPAPELSGRVDLASGYYHVRFDNLKVETVDGYAPYYSELLDNLEMYDLTADANPKLSYSGNWNHANGAGMFIYQRSTSTSQGAGAALSYTFEGTGLDILGPNDGSAKLEVTVDGKTAVQSAETIASKELYQTYALRGLKYGQHTVEFKVLNGTLLVDAVAVVSGEVQGSPDTAALAAAVSAAKETVKLDEYAEADWQLFTAALGSAEAALTDTAAYRLDQEGAAQLAERLVSAQNQLTTGDLRELAVLPDTATYAGKLPVLPQQVEATRADGSKLPVTVKWNTAEVSFDTPYDRVAVTGTYGNLKTVVYVEVVPQGLVYFVDPGVAAEGDTPPYTVVKELVGAGLLNEQADQLSTGDAVWGHTNTGANYGMKGLGGAVVTTDKSQTGVYGSNTRNTPLVYLFPLEAGKYTLTSFHRDWWSNANRTMDITVSYNDAEGKPVTETVRTGVVAGPNGVMLNHDFTLPVSGTVKYTINNTYSGNQAALVSYVAIARDKTIIANELAVNEAKSIIEGAAFNVKKEEANSEEAVQAWLQQTISGLEGLSETGVTLGDVTFTAFQGATEDTAGSFSFTVALSKGEALATGSASGTITLPEPDVTPPVITLNGDRVVNVKLGSDYTDAGATAADEVDGDLTDRIVTTVSSEVYGLTELDTSIADVYTFHYNVSDAAGNKALEVTRTVVVAEDPDTVKPVITLLGEPAVELENGAAYTDAGATAEDDRDGDLTGQIIATLTKGGQPVAVLDTAEAGTYLYHYNVSDAAGNAAAEVTRTVTVAEKELPPVTEPTPAPTPSPAPTPAPTDAPVQTAPPVAATPTPTPAVQNVRTLEQKDIPAAADGAVTVQLAEGTESVVLPAGIQGLTGSNTLRLAWSSAAVEFTPDALKSIVEKAAAGQAQAGQVRIRLTGLKTPAAAAEQLINSQAADSSLRLSAAGEVISFSLETVAADGIATKVTAFDVPLRLTFNVNPDANPDLLGVYYIAGDGSVQYIGGTLKNGKMTAAVSHFSQYAVLEYDKSFADVGSSMWANSVIKSLAARHIIEGISATEFAPQGQVTRAQFAAMIARALGLEAADGSTPAFRDVGADAWYADSIAAVNQAGLVLGRTADTFVPDSSITREEMAVMVVRAYEYLQGEKAQAASAGSFSDQLQISGWAQEAVSIAVEAGLLQGRGGQQFAPQALMTRAESAQVIYNLLKQ, from the coding sequence GGACAGCGGCCGGGGCGGTGACTCGGTGGGGAACGGGCCTACGGCCTCCCCGCTATATGAAGCGGTCAAAGACCTCAGCGGCGGGAGCCTGATCAATCAGGTACCGGACCAGCGCTATGTCAGCGGAACCACTGACTGGGGCTTCGACGATTCCGTGCAGAAGATCAAAAGTTCCAAGGACGGCGGACATACCGATCCGGCAACAGATCCTTCGGTCTGGGTGGTGGGTGTACGCGCTGCTAACGACAATATTGTCTATCAGCTAAATGCGCTTGAAGCCGGAACCTATACGCTGAGCAGCGGCTTCTATGACTGGTACGGCAGCCGTTCGCGGGTCATCCAGCCGCGAATTGAGTACCAGGATACCAGCGGCGGCAAGCATACCTTGTCACTGAGCCAGTTCAATGTCAATGCGTCGAAGATCAATTCAGGCGAGTTTACCGTACCCGCCGATGCAGACACCAGCGTTCCAATGACATTGACGTATGCTTATATCTCCGGTGAAAAGCCGCTCCTCAGCTGGTTCGCCATTGCGGAAGGCGGAATTAAATCCATCCTTGATGATGCCAAGGCAAATGCGGCCTCCATGGTGCAGGTTCTGCTGAACGGCAATGACATCCAGGCGGACAATGAGAACGGCCTTACGTTCAAGGGCTTTGGTGTACTGAGTGCCAACAGCACCAGTGCACTCCTGATGGATTACAAGTCAGAGCAGCCGGAAAAATATGCGGAAATGCTGCAGATCCTGTTCGGCGGCGAGCATCCGCTTATGACCCATGTCAAAATAGAGATGGGTAATGACCGCAACAACTCCACCGGACCTGACCCGGCCACGATGCGTACCGCAGAGGAGGAGGTCAACGTCAAGCGCCATCCCGGCTTCCAGCTGGCAGCAGATGAGAAGGCGGTTAATCCGGACCTCAAGGTCAGCATCCTGCGCTGGAGCGCTCCGGCCTGGGCGGATACCAACGATAAAATCTATACCTGGTACAAAAACACGATTCTGGAGGCTTACCGCCAGTACGGTTACATGACCAGCTACGTCAACCCGCATATTAACGAGCATGCGCCGGATATAGCGTGGACCAAGCAGTATGCGGAAAAGGTTAAGACGGATAAAGAGGGCTTTGCCAGCGCAGAGGAGCAGGCGCTGTATAACCGGATTCAGGTGGTCATCTCCGATGAGGTCGGTATCGGCTCCTTCGGAGGTGCAATGGTAAGCGATGAGTCGCTGCGCAATGCCGTACCGATTGCCGGATATCACTATAACACCGATGATGATGCCGCAGGCAATTTCAAAAAGCTTGCCGAGCAGTATGACATTGAGATCTGGAACAGCGAGGCGCAGGCCACGTTCAGCAACTCGGCATTCCGTCCCAACAATAATGTGAAGGACCCTATAGCTGCCGGAACAGGCATCGGCGGGGTAGGCGGTCCGCTGGAAATGAGCAACACGATTATTAAGGGGTTTGTGAATTCGCGCCGCACACATTTTATATACCAGCCGGCGATCGGCTCCTTCTATGAAGGCGGACAATATTCCTTCAAGGAGCTGGTCAGCGCCCGCGACCCTTGGTCAGGCTGGATTCACTATGACGCAGGCCTGGTGATTCTGCAGCATTACAGCCGGTTCGCAGAGCTGGGCTGGGAAAATGAAGATAACACGGCCGGCATCTGGAGAGCAGTTCCCAAGGCCAGCTCCACCGGTGCTACAGGAACTAACCCGGTCAACGGGCGTAACGGAACGCCAAGCTATATTACGCTTGCTGCCCCTGACAAAAGCGATTTCTCAACCGTCATTGTAAATGACAGCGAGCACACCAAAACCTACAAGCTGCAGGCTGTAAATATGGCGTACACCGGCAATCCTTCCTTAGAGGTATGGGAGACCCGTGCAGCCGACGCCGGAAAGGCATTCAACAGCAATTACATGCAGTATCTCGGCGATGTCTCCGCAGACGGCGGCGGTGTGTACACCGTTAAAGTGAAGCCTTATTCAACGGTAACGGTAACCACGCTGGATACTAAGGACAAAGCAGAGTACAACACCCCGCTGCCTGTGGAAGGCGAACGGACGGTGCTTGATACCGATGCAACAGGCGCGGTGCAGAACACGGGCGACAAATTCCTGTACGCCGATGATTTTGACTATTCGGACCGGACAGTTGTTAAGATCGGAGCAGACGGAAAGGCTGCAGGTACCGAGGGCTATATCGATTCCCGCGGGGGCTCCAAAGGCGCCATTCCGCGCTATACCCATGACCGCAACGGTGCCTTTGAGGCTTATCTGCCGGACGGATCGGATAATTATGTTCTCCGCCAGCAGCTTGACCGGAGCCTTATGGGCCTTGGCGGCACCTGGAACGGCGGCGATCCGGTAACAGCCATCGGTGACAACCGCTGGACGAACTACAAAGCCAGCATTGACGTTTCATTTGAGCATGACAGCACTGAGGGAAGTGCCAATTACGCGGCAATTGGTGCCCGTTATCAAGGGGGCGGAAGCTCACACACCATTGGCGGTACGCCATATGTGCTGAAATTCTGGTTCGACGGCGGCTGGCAGCTGCTGGTGAACGGCGGGGCTGTGGCCAGCGGGAATGCGGCGACAGGCACCGGCGGTGTGAAAATTGAAGGCTTCAATACAGCATATGATGCCTGGCATAACATCGCAGTCCAGGTTGCCGGAGCCACCGTTACCGCCTATCTGGACGGGGTGAAGCTGGCTGCCTATACCGATCCGGCTCCAGAACTGTCCGGCCGTGTAGACTTGGCCAGCGGATATTATCATGTCCGGTTCGACAATCTGAAGGTGGAGACGGTGGATGGCTATGCACCGTATTATTCCGAGCTGCTGGACAATCTGGAAATGTACGATTTGACTGCCGATGCGAATCCAAAGCTGTCCTACAGCGGGAACTGGAATCATGCCAACGGTGCAGGCATGTTCATCTATCAGCGTTCCACTTCCACCAGCCAGGGGGCAGGTGCAGCACTCTCGTATACGTTTGAAGGCACCGGGCTGGATATTTTGGGGCCAAATGACGGATCAGCGAAGCTTGAAGTGACAGTGGACGGCAAGACTGCTGTGCAGTCAGCGGAAACGATAGCCTCGAAGGAGCTTTATCAGACCTATGCGCTGCGCGGGCTGAAATACGGCCAGCATACGGTAGAGTTTAAAGTATTGAACGGCACACTGCTTGTGGATGCCGTAGCCGTTGTCTCCGGGGAAGTGCAAGGCTCACCGGATACGGCAGCGCTTGCCGCAGCGGTGAGTGCAGCGAAGGAAACGGTGAAGCTGGACGAATATGCCGAGGCAGACTGGCAGCTGTTTACGGCTGCACTGGGCAGTGCCGAGGCTGCGCTGACTGATACCGCCGCTTACCGGCTGGATCAGGAAGGAGCGGCGCAGCTGGCAGAGCGTCTGGTCTCGGCGCAGAATCAGCTGACCACGGGCGATCTGCGGGAGCTGGCAGTTCTGCCGGATACCGCGACCTATGCCGGCAAGCTGCCTGTTCTTCCGCAACAGGTGGAAGCGACACGGGCAGACGGCAGCAAGCTGCCTGTAACGGTGAAGTGGAATACGGCGGAAGTCAGCTTTGATACGCCATATGACAGAGTGGCGGTTACCGGTACGTACGGCAACCTCAAGACGGTTGTTTATGTAGAGGTTGTGCCACAGGGTCTGGTTTATTTCGTAGATCCGGGCGTAGCTGCGGAAGGGGATACTCCGCCTTATACCGTTGTTAAAGAGTTGGTCGGTGCCGGTCTGCTGAATGAACAGGCGGATCAGCTCTCAACGGGAGACGCGGTATGGGGACATACCAATACAGGAGCAAATTACGGCATGAAAGGGCTCGGAGGCGCGGTGGTTACCACGGATAAGTCACAGACCGGGGTATACGGCTCCAACACCAGAAACACTCCGCTGGTGTATCTGTTCCCGCTGGAAGCCGGTAAGTATACCCTTACCTCATTCCACAGGGACTGGTGGAGCAATGCAAACCGTACGATGGATATCACCGTCAGCTACAATGATGCTGAGGGTAAGCCGGTGACGGAAACGGTGCGCACCGGGGTAGTTGCGGGACCGAACGGCGTCATGCTTAACCATGATTTCACCCTGCCGGTGAGCGGAACGGTGAAGTATACAATTAACAACACGTATTCAGGTAATCAGGCTGCACTGGTCAGCTATGTGGCTATAGCCAGGGACAAAACCATTATTGCCAATGAGCTGGCCGTGAATGAGGCTAAGAGCATTATTGAAGGAGCAGCCTTTAATGTGAAGAAGGAGGAAGCCAACAGTGAAGAGGCTGTGCAGGCCTGGCTGCAGCAGACGATTTCCGGGCTGGAAGGCTTGAGTGAAACAGGTGTGACACTGGGAGACGTGACCTTTACTGCTTTCCAGGGAGCGACTGAGGACACCGCGGGCAGCTTCAGCTTTACTGTAGCGTTGAGCAAAGGTGAAGCGCTGGCTACGGGTTCAGCCAGCGGTACGATTACCTTGCCGGAGCCTGATGTAACACCACCGGTCATTACCCTGAACGGAGATCGGGTGGTCAATGTTAAGCTCGGCTCCGACTATACAGATGCCGGAGCGACAGCAGCCGATGAGGTGGACGGCGATCTGACAGACCGTATTGTCACTACAGTCAGCAGTGAGGTGTATGGGCTGACAGAACTTGATACGTCTATAGCAGATGTGTACACCTTCCACTATAACGTTAGTGATGCTGCAGGCAACAAAGCGCTGGAAGTAACGAGAACAGTGGTTGTAGCCGAAGACCCGGATACAGTAAAACCGGTTATTACCCTGCTTGGTGAGCCAGCTGTAGAGCTGGAGAACGGCGCAGCGTATACCGATGCCGGCGCGACGGCAGAGGATGACCGGGATGGGGATCTTACCGGTCAGATTATAGCGACCCTTACAAAGGGCGGCCAGCCGGTAGCTGTGCTGGATACCGCAGAAGCGGGCACTTATCTCTACCATTATAATGTGAGTGATGCGGCGGGTAATGCGGCAGCTGAGGTTACCAGAACCGTAACCGTTGCTGAGAAAGAGCTGCCGCCGGTAACGGAACCGACGCCAGCTCCTACGCCTTCTCCGGCACCTACCCCTGCACCGACGGATGCGCCTGTGCAGACCGCTCCTCCGGTAGCGGCTACACCAACGCCGACACCTGCGGTGCAGAATGTACGGACTCTGGAGCAGAAGGATATTCCTGCCGCTGCAGACGGAGCCGTAACGGTCCAGCTGGCTGAAGGTACAGAATCCGTCGTGCTTCCGGCAGGTATTCAGGGATTGACGGGCAGCAATACACTGCGCCTTGCCTGGAGTAGTGCTGCTGTGGAATTCACACCTGATGCGCTGAAGAGCATTGTAGAGAAGGCCGCAGCAGGGCAGGCTCAGGCCGGTCAGGTACGTATCAGGCTGACAGGTCTGAAGACACCGGCTGCAGCAGCCGAACAGCTGATCAACAGTCAGGCTGCGGACAGCTCACTCCGCTTGTCTGCGGCTGGGGAGGTCATCAGCTTCAGCCTGGAGACTGTTGCTGCGGACGGAATTGCTACAAAGGTAACAGCGTTTGATGTACCGCTGCGTCTGACCTTCAATGTTAACCCGGATGCCAATCCAGATCTGCTTGGCGTGTATTATATCGCCGGGGATGGAAGCGTCCAGTATATTGGCGGCACGTTGAAAAACGGCAAAATGACAGCGGCAGTGAGCCATTTCAGCCAATATGCAGTGCTGGAATATGACAAAAGCTTCGCGGATGTCGGCAGCAGCATGTGGGCTAACAGCGTAATCAAGTCGCTGGCGGCCAGACATATTATTGAAGGGATTTCCGCGACGGAGTTTGCGCCGCAGGGGCAAGTGACAAGAGCGCAGTTCGCGGCGATGATCGCCCGGGCGCTCGGCCTGGAGGCTGCGGATGGAAGCACTCCGGCATTCCGGGATGTGGGAGCCGATGCCTGGTATGCTGACAGCATTGCTGCCGTTAATCAGGCAGGGCTTGTACTGGGACGCACAGCAGATACCTTCGTTCCGGACAGCAGCATTACCCGTGAGGAAATGGCTGTAATGGTTGTACGGGCATATGAGTATCTGCAGGGCGAGAAGGCGCAGGCAGCTTCTGCCGGATCGTTCAGTGATCAGCTGCAAATCAGCGGCTGGGCACAGGAGGCAGTAAGCATCGCTGTGGAGGCAGGACTTCTGCAGGGACGCGGCGGCCAGCAGTTTGCTCCGCAGGCGCTGATGACCCGTGCCGAAAGTGCGCAGGTGATTTACAACCTGCTGAAGCAGTAG